Part of the Georgenia sp. TF02-10 genome, TCCCGGGTGCTCAAGGCGTTCAACACCAACTTCGCGGCCACGCTCACCTCCGGGACGACCGGCGAGCTGCCGACCACCGTCCTGATCGCCGGCGACGACGCCGAGGCCAAGGCCCTCCTCGCCGACGTCGTCACCGCCGGTGGTCTGCGTGCCGTCGACGCCGGCTCCCTGCACCGGGCCCGGGAGGTGGAGGCCCTCGGCTTCCTGCAGATGACCCTCGCCGCCGGCGAGAAGATCGGCTGGACCGGCGGGTTCGCCCTCCTGCCCTGAGCCCGGTGCGGGCGACCACCGCCAGGATCTCGACCAGTCCGGCCGGTGCCGGTGGTGCCCCCTCCGGAAGGCATGGCACGTCTGCGCCGGGACTGATGACCCGGTCCTGTCGCGCTGGCTCACGTGGTGACGGTCGTGGCCATGGTGTCGCGGTGACCTGCTCCGATCGCCCAGCCGACCCGCGGCCTTGTGCAGCGCAAAGCAGGGCGCACAGGGCAGGCATCGCGCCGGCGAGCGCATGGGGCTGCCCCGGTGCCGTCTGCGGGTGCCGACCGGATGCGGCCGTGCCTGCCGGTTCCTAGGCTCGGCCGCGCGGGATGGCCGACATCCCCGGTGCGGCTGGTTGGCCTACCCACGTCACTGGACAAGCCACGGATCGCAGGAGGCCACTGTGTCGAGCAACGCGGACGAGAAGGCCAAGACCGAGCACCCCGAACGCGGGCAGGATCACTCGAAGAAGATGTACCTGCGGTTCGCGGCGATGCTGCTGACGGCCATGGTCGTCATGTACTGCGTGATGTTCGTCGCCACCTGGGAGTGGGACCACGTGCGGTTCAGCCAGAGCCGGGTGTTCATGGCGCTGACCATGGGCGGCGCGATGGGGTTGGTCATGCCGGCGTGGATGCTGAACATGTACAAGAACACGAGGGCCAACGTCGTGGTGGTGGTGGTCAGCCTCGGGCTCCTCGCGGGAGGGGCATTCCTGGACCGAAGCCAAGCCACGGTGGATGACACCGCCTTCATGAGGGCGATGATTCCCCACCACTCCATGGCCATCACCCGATCGGAGCGTGCGGGGATCGAGGATGCCCGGGTGTGCGAGCTCGCCGCCGAGATCAGCGAGGCCCAGCGGCGGGAGATCCTCGAGATGGACTGGCTCATCGCGGACATCGAGGAGAACGGTCGTGCCACGACACCGGAGGAAGCCGAGACGAGGCCCGTGCCGGCCTTCGACGAACCCGCCGAGCGCCGGTGCGCCACCGGGTGACCGGTTACCTCGGCGCGACCCGGCGGCCGGTTGGCAGCCGGCTTCGGACAGGCCTCACGTCGGCGACGGGTAAGCGACGAGCGGGGTATCCAGCACGAC contains:
- a CDS encoding DUF305 domain-containing protein yields the protein MSSNADEKAKTEHPERGQDHSKKMYLRFAAMLLTAMVVMYCVMFVATWEWDHVRFSQSRVFMALTMGGAMGLVMPAWMLNMYKNTRANVVVVVVSLGLLAGGAFLDRSQATVDDTAFMRAMIPHHSMAITRSERAGIEDARVCELAAEISEAQRREILEMDWLIADIEENGRATTPEEAETRPVPAFDEPAERRCATG